A stretch of Bradyrhizobium sp. CCBAU 53338 DNA encodes these proteins:
- a CDS encoding sigma-70 family RNA polymerase sigma factor, whose translation MEWADLIGRVAAHGDRDAFRLLFEHFAPRVKGFLVKTGMTADAAEEIAQATLLTVWRKAAQFDPASAGAAAWIFTIARNLRIDSARQAARRARTAESAQRDETPEVADSPETMMARSDDVSRVEAALRRLSEEQSTVIRMSFIEEQPHGEIAERLGLPLGTVKSRIRLAMVRLRDLLDD comes from the coding sequence GTGGAATGGGCTGACTTGATCGGACGCGTCGCGGCCCATGGCGATCGGGACGCGTTCAGGCTGTTGTTCGAGCATTTTGCTCCGCGCGTGAAGGGATTCCTGGTCAAGACCGGGATGACCGCCGACGCCGCGGAGGAAATCGCGCAGGCCACGCTGCTGACGGTGTGGCGGAAGGCGGCCCAGTTCGACCCGGCGTCCGCAGGTGCGGCGGCATGGATCTTCACCATCGCGCGCAATCTGCGGATCGATTCCGCAAGGCAGGCGGCGCGACGAGCCAGGACTGCGGAGAGCGCACAACGGGACGAGACGCCCGAGGTCGCGGATTCGCCGGAGACCATGATGGCGCGGAGCGACGACGTCTCGCGCGTGGAGGCAGCGCTGCGGCGATTGTCCGAGGAGCAATCCACGGTGATCCGGATGTCGTTTATCGAGGAGCAGCCGCACGGCGAGATCGCCGAACGGCTCGGACTTCCGCTCGGAACGGTGAAGTCTCGCATCAGGCTTGCCATGGTGCGGCTGAGGGATCTCTTGGACGACTGA
- a CDS encoding ChrR family anti-sigma-E factor codes for MTINHHPPEDLLADFAAGRLDEADRLVIGVHAAQCPRCRRFIAAIEQLAGAALERAAPVAMADDAFATIMAAIDAPEAAPAPAQAGSQPVPLLDDDLPEILLRCRFGKSRRVAPGVKMQPIVLPGADKSRAFLLWSAPGTRMLEHSHTGTELTLVLKGSFSHQGGDFRPGDFDFGDGEVDHQPIVGGDMPCLCLVAMSGDLQMHGWLGRLISPFVRL; via the coding sequence ATGACCATCAACCATCACCCACCTGAAGATCTCCTGGCCGATTTTGCCGCCGGCCGGCTCGACGAGGCCGATCGCCTCGTCATCGGCGTTCATGCCGCACAATGCCCTCGCTGCCGGCGTTTCATCGCCGCGATCGAGCAGCTTGCGGGTGCCGCGCTGGAACGGGCCGCTCCGGTCGCCATGGCAGACGACGCGTTCGCGACCATCATGGCTGCGATCGACGCGCCGGAGGCGGCGCCCGCGCCGGCGCAGGCCGGGTCGCAACCGGTGCCGCTGCTCGACGACGACCTGCCGGAAATCCTGCTGCGTTGCCGGTTCGGCAAGAGCCGGCGCGTGGCGCCGGGCGTCAAGATGCAACCGATCGTCCTGCCCGGTGCGGACAAGTCGCGCGCGTTCCTGCTGTGGTCGGCACCCGGCACGCGCATGCTGGAACATTCGCACACCGGGACCGAGCTGACCCTGGTGCTCAAGGGCAGCTTCAGCCATCAGGGCGGCGATTTCAGGCCGGGCGATTTCGATTTCGGCGACGGCGAGGTCGATCATCAGCCGATCGTCGGCGGCGACATGCCGTGCCTGTGCCTTGTCGCCATGAGCGGGGATTTGCAGATGCACGGCTGGCTCGGCCGGTTGATCTCGCCCTTCGTGCGGCTTTGA
- a CDS encoding sigma-70 family RNA polymerase sigma factor encodes MSCGGLTARDPMIERLSDLLARVGHGDQRAFAELFAATRSKLRKTARPIAPVSADLDDLLQDAYLKIWKHAASFDPARSSPITWMCAIVRNTAIDAVRLKQMPLADFDEALSVAEISESEDAFDYDFVQPIAARAIQRLPDQRRQLLSRAYLDGESRSMLAERFGVPVGTIKTWLRRTVVSLREECLACTPGVVAPQPHR; translated from the coding sequence ATGAGCTGCGGCGGACTGACGGCCCGGGACCCGATGATCGAACGTTTGAGCGATCTTCTCGCCCGGGTCGGGCACGGCGACCAGCGCGCCTTCGCCGAGCTTTTCGCCGCGACGCGCAGCAAGCTGCGCAAGACAGCGCGTCCGATCGCGCCGGTCAGCGCCGATCTCGACGACCTGCTCCAGGACGCCTATCTGAAGATCTGGAAGCACGCCGCAAGCTTCGACCCTGCCCGCTCCTCACCTATCACCTGGATGTGCGCGATCGTGCGCAACACCGCGATCGATGCTGTCAGGCTCAAGCAGATGCCGCTGGCGGATTTCGACGAAGCGCTGTCAGTCGCTGAAATCTCCGAGTCCGAGGACGCGTTCGACTACGATTTCGTTCAACCGATCGCGGCCCGCGCCATCCAGCGGCTTCCCGATCAACGGCGGCAATTGCTGTCGCGGGCCTATCTCGATGGCGAAAGCCGGTCGATGCTGGCAGAGCGCTTCGGCGTCCCGGTCGGCACGATCAAGACCTGGCTGCGAAGGACGGTTGTCTCGCTGCGCGAGGAATGCCTGGCATGTACCCCGGGCGTGGTGGCCCCGCAGCCTCATCGGTGA
- a CDS encoding TspO/MBR family protein, translating to MRTSFTTHVIFVLIVLGAGFAIGSTNLPGPWYAGLIKPPFNPPNWVFAPVWSVVYLLIALAGARTWGQSPYGVAMLLWAAQMLLNFAWSPVFFTWHRTGLALGIIVAMLLAIIGFIVECWLTDRTAAWLFVPYLAWVAFATLLNASIVMLN from the coding sequence ATGCGGACATCCTTCACGACCCACGTCATTTTCGTTCTCATCGTGCTCGGAGCCGGCTTCGCGATCGGAAGCACGAACCTGCCTGGCCCCTGGTATGCCGGGCTGATCAAGCCGCCGTTCAACCCGCCGAACTGGGTTTTCGCGCCGGTGTGGTCGGTCGTCTACCTGCTGATCGCGCTCGCCGGCGCGCGAACCTGGGGGCAGTCTCCGTACGGCGTAGCCATGCTGCTCTGGGCCGCGCAGATGCTGCTCAACTTCGCCTGGTCGCCGGTCTTCTTCACGTGGCATCGTACCGGCCTCGCACTCGGCATCATCGTCGCGATGCTGCTGGCGATCATCGGCTTCATCGTCGAGTGCTGGCTGACGGACCGGACGGCGGCATGGCTGTTCGTGCCCTATCTTGCCTGGGTCGCATTCGCCACCTTGCTCAATGCCAGCATCGTCATGCTCAATTGA
- a CDS encoding HD domain-containing protein, whose amino-acid sequence MMTLPRLAAETLEKMLGSFMRRRFDESYARVLEGSTRTALECIGNSDALYHNIEHTMLVTLAAQAILMGRNLHTHLAADDYLHVLIACLAHDIGYVRGLFEEDDEDGFLIDDAGTKVSLPRGASDASLMMYHVDRSKLFVRRRLPPIRGVDSERVARAIEGTRFPARQGQEYDDEASILRAADFIGQLGDPNYLRKANALYYEFEEVGMNRQLGYDSPADIVNRYPQFYWNSVAPHIQTEISYLNKTEIGRQWIANLYSNVFRAERDISLSGPQK is encoded by the coding sequence ATGATGACGTTACCGCGACTGGCCGCTGAGACCCTGGAGAAGATGCTGGGCTCGTTCATGCGTCGGCGGTTCGACGAGTCCTACGCCCGGGTGCTGGAAGGATCGACGCGCACGGCGCTGGAATGCATCGGCAACAGCGATGCGCTCTACCACAACATCGAGCATACGATGCTGGTGACGCTGGCGGCCCAGGCGATCCTGATGGGCCGGAATCTTCACACCCACCTTGCGGCGGACGACTACCTCCATGTCCTCATCGCCTGTCTCGCACACGACATCGGCTATGTCCGCGGCCTGTTCGAGGAGGACGACGAAGACGGCTTCCTGATCGACGATGCCGGCACCAAGGTGTCGCTGCCGCGCGGCGCATCCGATGCCAGTCTGATGATGTATCACGTTGACCGGTCGAAGCTTTTCGTGCGGCGCCGGCTGCCGCCGATCCGCGGCGTGGACTCTGAGCGCGTCGCGAGGGCCATCGAGGGAACGCGCTTCCCGGCCCGCCAGGGCCAGGAATATGACGACGAGGCCTCGATCCTGCGCGCCGCCGACTTCATCGGCCAGCTCGGCGATCCCAACTATCTGCGCAAGGCCAATGCGCTTTACTACGAGTTCGAGGAGGTCGGCATGAACCGCCAACTCGGCTACGACTCGCCGGCCGACATTGTGAACCGCTATCCTCAATTCTACTGGAACAGCGTCGCACCGCACATCCAGACCGAGATCAGCTATCTCAACAAGACCGAGATCGGCCGGCAGTGGATTGCCAATCTCTACAGCAACGTCTTCCGCGCCGAGCGCGACATCTCGCTGTCCGGACCGCAAAAATAA
- a CDS encoding tetratricopeptide repeat protein, whose translation MTSSSMALAQPSGDTPGIADMLRTGREHYRRGEIRPAIAVFQAGLALAATMSIGVAVDGVADLHAALANAFMLCDDIGSAGENYRAALRIAPHLVACWCNLGIVHQRSGKMQDAISLYLEALRRNPGHRPSRTNLVQALVATRQFAIARTLLLELLEETPEDAELRSRLGKVCFELGETEEAVAQFEQAVVRAPEQAENFYWVGAIRQARGEIEAAQAAYAHAARVHPILRRPATQSPPVFRALALFAPFVGNTPVEFLFKDCAYQTSILSLLPGSQPDIALLAHEADVVVNLVSDADQGADVLPLAMAIARSLGKPVVNDPARIRNTTRDATALALADVAGCRVPCTIRIATGEGLPDGLDLAFPVLARQAGMHGGDVFEKLDDAAALTAFLAAHEGHDRYVIDYVDYRSADGFFRKYRFLFVGEEILPYHLAIGADWKLHRDATDMAQHAWMQDEEERFLRAPGEVFGAAHSQALRVIRDRIGLDYFGIDCSLDPDGRLVVFEVNASMLVHDQNPEFPYKDPYINRIKLAFDGMLARFARGN comes from the coding sequence ATGACGTCCTCATCGATGGCCCTCGCGCAGCCTTCCGGTGACACGCCAGGCATTGCCGACATGCTGCGCACAGGGCGCGAGCACTACCGGCGCGGCGAGATCAGGCCGGCGATTGCGGTGTTTCAGGCCGGGCTCGCGCTCGCGGCTACGATGTCGATCGGCGTTGCGGTCGACGGCGTTGCCGATCTGCACGCGGCCCTCGCCAATGCCTTCATGCTGTGCGACGACATCGGCTCTGCAGGCGAGAATTACAGGGCGGCCTTGCGCATCGCGCCGCATCTCGTCGCCTGCTGGTGCAATCTTGGCATCGTTCACCAGCGCAGCGGCAAGATGCAGGACGCAATTTCGCTCTACCTCGAGGCGCTCCGGCGCAATCCAGGCCATCGGCCCTCGCGCACGAATTTGGTGCAGGCGCTGGTAGCGACGCGGCAGTTCGCGATCGCGCGGACGCTGCTGCTGGAATTGCTCGAGGAGACGCCCGAAGACGCCGAGCTCCGCAGCCGGCTCGGCAAGGTCTGCTTCGAGCTCGGCGAAACAGAAGAGGCGGTCGCGCAGTTCGAGCAGGCCGTGGTGCGCGCGCCTGAACAGGCCGAGAACTTCTACTGGGTCGGTGCGATCCGCCAAGCGCGCGGAGAGATCGAGGCGGCACAGGCCGCCTACGCCCATGCCGCACGAGTGCATCCGATCCTGCGCAGGCCCGCGACCCAATCGCCGCCGGTGTTTCGTGCGCTGGCGCTGTTTGCGCCCTTCGTCGGCAACACGCCGGTCGAATTTCTCTTCAAGGATTGCGCCTACCAGACCAGCATCCTGTCGCTGCTGCCGGGCAGCCAGCCGGATATCGCCCTGCTGGCGCACGAGGCAGATGTCGTCGTCAACCTTGTCTCCGACGCGGATCAGGGCGCGGACGTGCTTCCGCTCGCCATGGCCATCGCACGAAGCCTCGGCAAGCCCGTCGTCAACGATCCCGCAAGGATCCGGAACACCACGCGCGACGCCACGGCTCTGGCACTCGCCGACGTCGCGGGCTGCCGTGTGCCGTGCACGATCCGCATCGCGACTGGCGAGGGGCTCCCTGACGGCCTCGATCTTGCTTTTCCGGTGCTGGCGCGCCAAGCCGGTATGCATGGCGGCGACGTCTTCGAGAAGCTCGACGATGCCGCGGCACTGACTGCCTTCCTTGCGGCACATGAAGGCCATGATCGCTATGTGATCGACTATGTCGACTATCGCTCCGCCGATGGCTTCTTCCGGAAATACCGGTTCTTGTTCGTCGGCGAGGAGATCCTGCCTTATCATCTCGCCATTGGAGCCGACTGGAAGCTCCATCGCGACGCGACCGATATGGCGCAACACGCCTGGATGCAGGACGAGGAGGAGCGTTTCCTGCGCGCGCCCGGAGAGGTGTTCGGCGCAGCCCATTCCCAGGCGTTGCGAGTCATTCGCGATCGCATTGGTCTCGATTATTTCGGCATCGATTGCTCCCTCGATCCAGACGGCCGTCTCGTCGTGTTCGAGGTCAACGCCTCCATGCTGGTGCATGACCAGAATCCAGAATTTCCCTACAAGGACCCGTATATAAACCGGATCAAGCTCGCGTTCGACGGGATGCTCGCGCGCTTCGCGCGGGGGAATTGA
- a CDS encoding transglutaminase family protein, with protein sequence MIYDIRHVTTYEYESPVSFARCTLRLEPKDGNGQELISHKVEIRPRPSERHVRRDFFGTLTESVVIEAAHRNLRIDSRSRVAVERKPPARDAASPSWESIRDVAFEATSLGPSSPVGYVFASPLVPVLRPVSAYAAASFAPGAGILAGAVDLMHRIRTEFRYDPKATVISTPLNEVFDNRHGVCQDFAHVMIAGLRGLGLPAAYVSGYLRTIPPPGQPRLQGADATHAWVSLWCGAELGWIDFDPTNDLLVANDHITLAVGRDFSDVSPIDGIIVGSPKQKLGVAVDVLLVE encoded by the coding sequence GTGATCTACGACATCAGGCACGTCACGACCTACGAATACGAAAGCCCGGTCAGCTTCGCCCGCTGCACGCTGCGGCTCGAGCCGAAGGACGGTAACGGCCAGGAATTGATTTCGCACAAGGTCGAGATCCGTCCGCGCCCGTCCGAGCGCCATGTCCGCCGCGACTTCTTCGGCACGCTGACCGAAAGCGTCGTGATCGAAGCCGCGCATCGCAATTTGCGCATCGACTCGCGCTCGCGCGTCGCTGTGGAGCGGAAGCCGCCGGCGCGCGATGCCGCCAGTCCGTCCTGGGAGAGCATCCGCGACGTCGCCTTCGAAGCGACCAGCCTCGGGCCGTCCTCGCCGGTCGGCTATGTCTTTGCGAGCCCGCTCGTGCCGGTGCTGCGCCCCGTGAGCGCCTACGCGGCGGCAAGCTTCGCGCCCGGCGCGGGCATTCTCGCCGGTGCGGTCGATCTCATGCATCGCATCCGTACCGAGTTTCGCTACGACCCCAAGGCCACGGTGATCTCGACGCCGCTCAACGAGGTCTTCGACAACCGCCACGGCGTCTGCCAGGACTTCGCCCACGTGATGATCGCCGGCCTTCGCGGGCTCGGCCTGCCGGCGGCCTATGTCAGCGGTTACCTGCGCACCATTCCGCCGCCGGGCCAACCGCGCTTGCAAGGCGCCGACGCGACCCATGCCTGGGTATCGCTGTGGTGCGGGGCGGAGCTCGGCTGGATCGATTTCGATCCGACCAACGATCTGCTGGTCGCCAATGACCACATCACGCTGGCGGTCGGCCGCGACTTCTCCGATGTGTCCCCCATCGACGGCATCATTGTCGGCTCGCCGAAGCAGAAGCTCGGCGTCGCCGTGGACGTGCTGCTGGTGGAGTGA
- a CDS encoding circularly permuted type 2 ATP-grasp protein, which translates to MGEGAAEEDRTAGKAQGQRDGQRRLAQWVRDYRRLPGIPDEFLGPDGAPRAVWSRFFDAFGALAPDEVERRFGMADRHLREAGVTYRAPGDSADRPWMLSHLPLLIDEADWKQLSAGITQRAELLELVLRDIYGEGRLVAEGALPAGAIAGSPEYLRPVCGVPPPGGRYLSLYAADVGRGPDGRWWVLGDRTQAPSGAGYALENRLVLSRAFSDLYKSMNVPRVAPFFEAFRDSLRARADRDEPRIGVLSPGSFSETYFEHATLARYLGFLLVEGDDLAVSDNRIHIRTVAGLKRLDVLLRRVDSNSLDPLELDASSHLGVPGLIDVLRKDGVVVANMPGSGVLEARALLGFLPALSRRLLGEELKMPHIATWWCGQKSARDEVLSRLDEVAIEGAYQRGVPGFDSNGPVLASELDAAGHQRLIDAISARGMDYVGQEVVRLSTMPVWEQGQLTPRPFVLRVFAAATPDGWAIMPGGFCRIAEQPDARAVSMGDGARAADVWVVSEKKVSTASLLPATDKVRIRRIAGVLPSRAADNLFWLGRYLERAEATLRLVRALGSPSGPNKGTAASLQSAERIQRLLVTWGAISQTSRAAPGRIVAEALQSEARFGSALSLVRSALRTATSLRERLSPDAWQVITEMAERLSYEVEDDDSVLSAAELTLQELASFAGLAQENMNRAAGWRFLDIGRRTERAINTTRFARQFAYDDAGDEDLDILLTLVDSQITYRSRYLLAPILAPVRDLAVLDSYNPRSVAFQVATLNEHIAALPSLKEHGLIEKPQRLAVAVQAMLATAEAEKLEVKSLFALEQDLLNLAEAIGLHYFPHGPNASRPEKLTGLA; encoded by the coding sequence ATGGGCGAGGGCGCAGCCGAAGAGGACAGGACGGCAGGTAAGGCGCAAGGACAGCGGGACGGCCAGCGCCGCCTCGCGCAATGGGTCCGCGATTATCGCCGGCTGCCCGGCATCCCTGACGAATTCCTGGGGCCCGACGGCGCCCCGCGCGCGGTCTGGAGCCGCTTCTTCGATGCATTCGGGGCGCTCGCGCCTGACGAGGTCGAGCGCCGCTTCGGCATGGCTGACCGCCACCTCCGCGAGGCCGGCGTCACCTACCGCGCACCTGGCGACAGCGCCGACCGGCCCTGGATGCTCAGCCATCTGCCGCTGCTGATCGATGAAGCCGACTGGAAGCAGCTCTCCGCCGGCATCACCCAGCGCGCCGAACTCTTGGAGCTCGTGCTGCGCGACATCTATGGCGAGGGGCGGCTGGTCGCGGAAGGCGCGCTGCCCGCTGGCGCAATCGCCGGCAGCCCCGAATATCTCCGCCCGGTCTGCGGCGTGCCGCCGCCGGGCGGCCGCTATCTCTCGCTCTATGCCGCCGATGTCGGTCGCGGCCCCGACGGCCGCTGGTGGGTGCTCGGCGACCGCACCCAGGCGCCGTCGGGCGCGGGCTATGCGCTGGAGAACCGCCTGGTGCTCTCGCGCGCCTTCTCCGATCTCTACAAGTCGATGAACGTGCCGCGCGTCGCGCCGTTCTTCGAGGCGTTTCGCGACAGTCTTCGCGCGCGCGCCGATCGCGACGAACCGCGCATCGGCGTGCTCTCGCCCGGCAGCTTCAGCGAAACCTATTTCGAGCACGCGACCTTGGCGCGTTATCTCGGCTTCCTCCTGGTCGAGGGCGACGATCTCGCCGTCAGCGACAATCGCATCCATATCCGCACCGTCGCAGGATTGAAGCGGCTCGATGTGCTGCTGCGGCGTGTCGATTCCAACTCGCTCGATCCGCTCGAGCTCGATGCGTCCTCGCATCTCGGTGTGCCCGGCCTGATCGATGTGCTGCGCAAGGACGGCGTCGTCGTCGCCAACATGCCGGGCTCGGGCGTGCTGGAGGCGAGGGCGCTGCTCGGCTTCCTGCCGGCGCTCAGCCGCCGCCTGCTCGGCGAAGAGCTGAAGATGCCGCACATCGCGACCTGGTGGTGCGGCCAGAAATCGGCGCGTGACGAGGTGCTGTCGCGGCTCGACGAGGTTGCGATCGAAGGTGCGTACCAGCGCGGCGTACCCGGCTTCGACAGCAATGGCCCGGTGCTGGCGAGCGAGCTGGACGCGGCCGGCCATCAGCGCCTGATCGATGCCATCAGCGCGCGCGGCATGGACTATGTCGGCCAGGAGGTGGTGCGTCTGTCCACCATGCCGGTGTGGGAGCAGGGCCAGCTCACGCCCCGTCCTTTCGTGCTGCGCGTGTTTGCGGCGGCAACGCCGGATGGCTGGGCCATCATGCCCGGCGGCTTCTGCCGCATCGCCGAGCAGCCGGACGCGCGCGCGGTGTCGATGGGCGACGGCGCCCGTGCCGCCGACGTCTGGGTGGTCTCGGAGAAGAAGGTCTCGACCGCGTCGCTGTTGCCGGCGACCGACAAGGTTCGCATCCGTCGCATCGCCGGCGTGCTGCCGAGCCGCGCCGCGGACAATCTGTTCTGGCTCGGCCGCTATCTCGAACGCGCCGAAGCGACGCTGCGGCTGGTGCGCGCGCTGGGCTCGCCGAGCGGACCCAACAAGGGCACCGCGGCCTCGCTGCAATCTGCCGAGCGGATCCAGCGTCTGTTGGTGACCTGGGGTGCGATCTCGCAGACCTCGCGCGCCGCGCCGGGGCGCATCGTCGCCGAAGCTTTGCAGAGCGAGGCGCGTTTCGGCTCGGCGCTGTCGCTGGTGCGCTCAGCCCTGCGCACGGCCACCTCGTTGCGCGAGCGGCTGTCGCCTGACGCCTGGCAGGTCATCACCGAGATGGCCGAGCGCCTCTCCTACGAGGTCGAGGACGACGACAGCGTGCTGAGCGCGGCCGAGCTGACCTTGCAGGAGCTTGCGAGTTTCGCGGGCCTTGCGCAGGAGAACATGAACCGCGCCGCCGGCTGGCGCTTTCTCGATATCGGTCGCCGCACCGAGCGCGCCATCAACACGACACGTTTCGCTCGACAGTTTGCCTATGACGATGCCGGCGACGAGGATCTCGATATCCTGCTGACGCTGGTGGATTCCCAGATCACCTATCGCTCGCGCTATCTGCTGGCGCCGATCCTGGCGCCGGTGCGCGACCTGGCGGTGCTCGACAGCTACAACCCGCGCTCGGTCGCGTTCCAGGTGGCGACCTTGAACGAGCATATCGCGGCATTGCCGAGCCTGAAGGAGCACGGCCTGATCGAGAAGCCGCAGCGGCTCGCGGTGGCGGTGCAGGCGATGCTGGCGACTGCCGAAGCCGAGAAGCTCGAGGTCAAGTCGCTGTTCGCGCTGGAGCAGGACCTGCTCAATCTCGCCGAGGCGATCGGGCTGCATTACTTCCCGCACGGCCCCAATGCGAGCCGGCCGGAAAAGCTGACGGGGCTGGCGTGA